In Humulus lupulus chromosome 6, drHumLupu1.1, whole genome shotgun sequence, a single genomic region encodes these proteins:
- the LOC133781988 gene encoding mitotic checkpoint protein BUB3.3 isoform X1 yields MSGDPLVFGSPIQDAISSIQFAPQSNNLLISSWDSCLRLYDVGDSVLRLEAPSEASLLDCCFQNELVGFSAGSDGSIRRYDLHSGTSEVIGNHDDISICVGYSNETCQVISVGLDNKILAWDTRTENELLCLVNVGSEVHSLSLSGFDMMVAVGRSVYVYDLRNLGRSIPSKNSDMDVKIKCISSVPYSRGFAVGSVDGRVALEMSSSSDSNDIRYMFRCYPKSTDKRFHLVSVNDIVFNTLIGSAFYTGDNEGYVIGWDAQSRKRLFELPRYPNSIASLSINNRGQLLAVASSYTYQEAKEIEEIPQIFIQQIDDVNTKSFYCGSSSRK; encoded by the exons ATGAGCGGAGATCCTTTGGTATTTGGGTCTCCAATTCAAGACGCCATTTCTAGCATTCAGTTTGCGCCGCAATCGAATAACCTTCTCATCTCTTCTTGGGATTCT TGTCTGCGATTGTACGATGTGGGTGACTCGGTGCTTAGGTTAGAAGCTCCGTCAGAAGCTTCGCTTCTCGACTGTTGTTTCCAAAATGAGCTGGTTGGTTTCAGCGCTGGTTCTGATGGTTCCATTAGAAG GTATGACTTGCATTCCGGAACTAGTGAGGTGATTGGAAATCATGACGATATTTCAATTTGTGTTGGATATTCGAATGAAACGT GCCAAGTAATCagtgttggtttggacaataagATATTAGCCTGGGACACACGAACGGAGAACGAACTTTTGTGTTTGGTGAATGTAGGATCAGAAGTGCACTCATTGTCACTTTCAGGATTTGATATGATGGTAGCAGTTGGAAGATCAGTATATGTGTATGACTTGCGTAACTTAGGAAGATCAATTCCATCAAAAAACTCAGATATGGATGTTAAGATAAAGTGCATCAGTTCAGTTCCTTATTCTAGAG GATTTGCTGTTGGCTCAGTAGATGGACGTGTAGCATTGGAGATGTCTTCTTCATCAGATTCAAATGACATCAG ATACATGTTTCGTTGTTATCCAAAGTCAACCGATAAGAGATTTCATCTAGTATCAGTGAATGACATTGTATTTAATACACT TATAGGCAGTGCTTTTTATACTGGTGATAATGAGGGTTATGTTATTGGATGGGACGCTCAAAGTCGGAAAAGACTATTTGAG TTGCCTAGATACCCAAATAGCATCGCATCTTTATCAATCAACAATAGGGGACAACTTTTAGCTGTTGCATCAAGCTACACTTACCAAGAGGCTAAAGAAAT AGAAGAAATTCCTCAAATATTCATACAACAAATTGATGATGTCAATACTAAATCATTTTATTGTGGAAGTTCAAGTAGGAAGTAA
- the LOC133781988 gene encoding mitotic checkpoint protein BUB3.3 isoform X2 translates to MSGDPLVFGSPIQDAISSIQFAPQSNNLLISSWDSCLRLYDVGDSVLRLEAPSEASLLDCCFQNELVGFSAGSDGSIRRYDLHSGTSEVIGNHDDISICVGYSNETCQVISVGLDNKILAWDTRTENELLCLVNVGSEVHSLSLSGFDMMVAVGRSVYVYDLRNLGRSIPSKNSDMDVKIKCISSVPYSRGFAVGSVDGRVALEMSSSSDSNDISIGSAFYTGDNEGYVIGWDAQSRKRLFELPRYPNSIASLSINNRGQLLAVASSYTYQEAKEIEEIPQIFIQQIDDVNTKSFYCGSSSRK, encoded by the exons ATGAGCGGAGATCCTTTGGTATTTGGGTCTCCAATTCAAGACGCCATTTCTAGCATTCAGTTTGCGCCGCAATCGAATAACCTTCTCATCTCTTCTTGGGATTCT TGTCTGCGATTGTACGATGTGGGTGACTCGGTGCTTAGGTTAGAAGCTCCGTCAGAAGCTTCGCTTCTCGACTGTTGTTTCCAAAATGAGCTGGTTGGTTTCAGCGCTGGTTCTGATGGTTCCATTAGAAG GTATGACTTGCATTCCGGAACTAGTGAGGTGATTGGAAATCATGACGATATTTCAATTTGTGTTGGATATTCGAATGAAACGT GCCAAGTAATCagtgttggtttggacaataagATATTAGCCTGGGACACACGAACGGAGAACGAACTTTTGTGTTTGGTGAATGTAGGATCAGAAGTGCACTCATTGTCACTTTCAGGATTTGATATGATGGTAGCAGTTGGAAGATCAGTATATGTGTATGACTTGCGTAACTTAGGAAGATCAATTCCATCAAAAAACTCAGATATGGATGTTAAGATAAAGTGCATCAGTTCAGTTCCTTATTCTAGAG GATTTGCTGTTGGCTCAGTAGATGGACGTGTAGCATTGGAGATGTCTTCTTCATCAGATTCAAATGACATCAG TATAGGCAGTGCTTTTTATACTGGTGATAATGAGGGTTATGTTATTGGATGGGACGCTCAAAGTCGGAAAAGACTATTTGAG TTGCCTAGATACCCAAATAGCATCGCATCTTTATCAATCAACAATAGGGGACAACTTTTAGCTGTTGCATCAAGCTACACTTACCAAGAGGCTAAAGAAAT AGAAGAAATTCCTCAAATATTCATACAACAAATTGATGATGTCAATACTAAATCATTTTATTGTGGAAGTTCAAGTAGGAAGTAA